The sequence GGCGACGCTGTCCAAGGCGCTCGGCGCCCAGGGCGGTGCCGTGCTGGGCTCCGGCGCGCTCCGCGGCCATCTGGTTAATACGGCCCGCAGCTTTATCTTCGACACCGGGCTGGCCCCGGCCTCGGCGGCCGCGGCGGCGGAGGCCTGCCGGATCATCGCGGCCGAGCCGCAGCTGGCGGGCCGGGTCCTCTCGAACGCCGCCGTCCTGGCGCTGGGCTGCGGCGTCCCGCAGGCAGCCGGCGCGGTGCAGTCCGTCCCGGGCGGCGATCCGGAGCGCGCCGCCTCCATCGCGGCGGAGCTGGAGGCGGCCGGCGTGCTGGTGGGCTGCTTCCGGCCGCCCAGCGTGCCGGACGGCATCTCGCGGCTGCGGCTGACCGCCCGCGCAGACTTCACCGCGGAGGAGACCAGCAGGGCCGCCGAGCTGGTCACGGCCCGGCTGGTCGCGGCCGGGCTGGCACCGGCGGTCCAGGCAGCCCAGGCGGTCCGATGAACTTCCACGTCGTCACCGATCCGGCGCAGGTCCGCGAGGTCATGCGCCGCACGGAAGATTTCCTCCCGACTAACGCGCTCACCGCCGTCGTTCCCTTGACCCCGGCAGCGCTGCGCATCCTCAGCCGCGCCCGCTTCGCGCTGCCGCCGGTGCTTGCCTCCGCGACCGGCGAGGCGCACCTGCGCGTGCGCCGCCTGGTCGCCGGCTTCTTCACCCCCGCGAAGGTCGCAGCGGTCACTCCCCGGGTGCGCGAGCTGGCGCAAAAGCGCTGCGCCGAGGCCGCAGCGGCGCTGCACGGCGGGCCGGTCGACCTGGCGGACGTGGTCGCCAAGCACGTCCCGCCCGTGGTGATGGCGGAGCTGATCGGAACCGGCCTGCCGGATCTGGACACGCTGAAGCGCTGGAGCCGCGACTCGCTGGAACTGTTCTGGGGCTGGCCGGACGCCGACCGCCAGCCGGCGCTGGCCGGGAGCGCCGCGGAGTTCTACACCTGGCTCCGCGGCGAAGTCGCCGCCGCCCGGGGCACGGACACGCTGTTCGGCGTGCTGGATCGCGCGGGCCTCAAGCCCGCCGAAATCTGCTCGCTGGGCTACTTCCTGGTGATCGCCGGGCAGGAAACGACCGCCCAGCTGATCGCCACCACGCTCTACCGCACGCTGCAGCACCCGGACCGGTGGCAGCTGCTCGCGGCCGGCGGTTCCGCCCGGGACCTGGTTCGGCAGGTGCTCGCGACCGAATCATCGGTCCATACCTGGCGCCGCGCCGCCGCCCGCGCCACCGAGCTGGACGGCACCATGCTGCCCGCCGGAGCCGAGATCGTGCTGGAACTCAGCGGCCACCACGCACCCGACGCGGGTGGAACGGCCTACTCCCTGGCGTTCGGCCACGGGCTGCACCGGTGCCTCGGCGCGAAGCTGGCCGAGCTGGAGACCACGCTGGTGCTCGAGGAGACGGCCCGCGCGCTGCCCAGGGTGCGGCTGCACGGGCGGGACCCCGCGTGGCTGCGCCTGCTGTCCTTCCAGAGCCCGCATACCGTCGTCGTCCGGCAGGAGCCCGAATCCCCATGACCATCCCTACACACTCCGCCGCACAGCCCCTCGACCCGGACATCGCCACCGGAATCCGGGGGCTGCCGCGCATCATCTTCGTCACGGGCACGGACACCGGCGTGGGCAAGACCAGGACGACGGCGGCGCTTGCCTCAGCCCTGTCCGGTTACCGGGACGGGACGGTGGCGGTCTACAAGCCGGCGCAGACGGGCGTGGCTCCGGATGAGCCCGGCGACATCGACGAGGTGCGCAGGCTCTCCGGCGTGGACCGGGTCTCGGAGGGCGTCCGGCTGCTCCACCCGATGGCCCCGCCCGCGGCCGCGCGCCGGGAAGGGGCGGTCCTGCCCGGCCTGGACGACCACGTCCGGCGCATCCGGGCCGAGGCCGAAACGGCCTCCCATGTGCTGGTCGAGGGCGCCGGCGGGCTGCTGGTCGAGCTGGACGGCGAAGGGCACACCCTGGCGGACCTGGCCGCCTGCTTCCCGGACGACTCGGCGACCATCGTCGTTGTCCGCAGCGGCCTGGGAACCCTCAACCACACGCTGCTCACGCTCGAGGCCCTGCGTACCCGAAAGCTGCCGGTGGCCGGCCTCGTGATCGGCTGCTGGCCGTCCGATCCCGAACCCGTTGAAACGGACAATCTCAAATTTTTCTACGGTCTTAATACCCCCTTCCTTGGTGCCGTACCGGCGGGAGCATCGTCCCTAGTCAAGGCCGACTTGCTCGATCAAGAACCAACTGTGGATGAACATAATGTGAATGTGACGTTGTCCACAACTGCCCGGATCCGAGTTGGTGGTTACCAAACCGTTATGTAGTGTTATCGAAGCGTCGGGCCCCTACCCGGCCAGCTCGAGTGGATTGCCTAACTCTGCCACCACAATTCGAGCCCCGTTCAGTAACCGCTGGCAGAGGCGGGGGACCCAAGTTTTTCGGGCTTCCATGAAGCCCTTGGGGTTAAGCCGAGGAGTACGTTCCGTACTGCTCCACGGCCGGGTGACTCCCATCCGAACCCGACAGCTCACCTCGTAGGCATTGGGAGAGGCACAACTGTGTTCACGAACAATTCGGCGCGCCACCGCGCTACTCCGGCCCGCAACTTCCTCATCAGCGAGGCCACCAAGTCCGTTTCCGCCAACGCTGGCAAGGTCGGCCGCGGCGCCGCCGTTGTCACCGCCGGTGCAGGCCTGATGCTCGGTGCGGGCATGCCCGCCGCCAACGCCGCAGGCAGCGCCCCCGACCACTCCGCCGCCTACGTGGCGCCGGCCGGTGCCGCCGAAGCCGCTGCTTCCGAGGCCCCCGCCACCTCCCACACCGTCAAGCCGGGCGACACCCTCGGTGCCATCGCCAGCCAGCACGGCGTGGCCCTGGAAGACGTCTTCGCCGCGAACGGCCTGGGCATGGATTCCGTCATCTACCCCGGTGACGTTATCGCCCTCTCCGGTGCCGCCGCCGACGCCGCTCCGGCTGCCCCGGCCCCCGCCGCCGAGGCCCCCGCTGCCGAGGCTCCGGCCCCGCAGGTCGAGGCCGCCCCGGCCGGGAGCATGAACGTCTCCCTGGCCAGCGCCGAGATCTCCCCGGCTTCCGCCACCTCCGGCCTGGCCGGCATCGCCAAGTCGATGGTCGGCACCCCCTACGTCTGGGGCGGTAACACCCCGGCCGGCTGGGACTGCTCCGGCTTCACCAAGTGGGTCTACGCCCAGGCCGGAATCGACCTGCCCCGCACCAGCCAGGCCCAGGCCGCTGCCCTGACCCCGACCAGCAACCCGAAGCCGGGCGACCTGGTGTCGCAG is a genomic window of Arthrobacter sp. Marseille-P9274 containing:
- a CDS encoding LysM peptidoglycan-binding domain-containing C40 family peptidase, whose translation is MFTNNSARHRATPARNFLISEATKSVSANAGKVGRGAAVVTAGAGLMLGAGMPAANAAGSAPDHSAAYVAPAGAAEAAASEAPATSHTVKPGDTLGAIASQHGVALEDVFAANGLGMDSVIYPGDVIALSGAAADAAPAAPAPAAEAPAAEAPAPQVEAAPAGSMNVSLASAEISPASATSGLAGIAKSMVGTPYVWGGNTPAGWDCSGFTKWVYAQAGIDLPRTSQAQAAALTPTSNPKPGDLVSQNGGSHIGIYLGGGKMVSALNPGDGTLVHPTSWMSVDGYYTAG
- the bioD gene encoding dethiobiotin synthase, whose translation is MTIPTHSAAQPLDPDIATGIRGLPRIIFVTGTDTGVGKTRTTAALASALSGYRDGTVAVYKPAQTGVAPDEPGDIDEVRRLSGVDRVSEGVRLLHPMAPPAAARREGAVLPGLDDHVRRIRAEAETASHVLVEGAGGLLVELDGEGHTLADLAACFPDDSATIVVVRSGLGTLNHTLLTLEALRTRKLPVAGLVIGCWPSDPEPVETDNLKFFYGLNTPFLGAVPAGASSLVKADLLDQEPTVDEHNVNVTLSTTARIRVGGYQTVM
- a CDS encoding cytochrome P450 codes for the protein MNFHVVTDPAQVREVMRRTEDFLPTNALTAVVPLTPAALRILSRARFALPPVLASATGEAHLRVRRLVAGFFTPAKVAAVTPRVRELAQKRCAEAAAALHGGPVDLADVVAKHVPPVVMAELIGTGLPDLDTLKRWSRDSLELFWGWPDADRQPALAGSAAEFYTWLRGEVAAARGTDTLFGVLDRAGLKPAEICSLGYFLVIAGQETTAQLIATTLYRTLQHPDRWQLLAAGGSARDLVRQVLATESSVHTWRRAAARATELDGTMLPAGAEIVLELSGHHAPDAGGTAYSLAFGHGLHRCLGAKLAELETTLVLEETARALPRVRLHGRDPAWLRLLSFQSPHTVVVRQEPESP